The following coding sequences lie in one Apium graveolens cultivar Ventura chromosome 3, ASM990537v1, whole genome shotgun sequence genomic window:
- the LOC141714852 gene encoding uncharacterized protein At4g02000-like → MENITQSMFEISLDEEDEGGVALEDVGEDNVAGQQIAGDPKLCLVGKFLTEGPLDFIAMQHTLASLWKPRKGVYIKNIDANLFIFQFYHTIDLNRVIEGSPWSFNRRVLVIGRMNDIINLRCVPLDIMDLWVQLHDVQPGFMSERIMKEVGNQVGRYISSCPSNYKGVWREYMRIRVDIDITKPLRRRMRVRTYGNDWSWITFIYEHVPTFCFICGIVGHADKLCSKLFNTPESDITRPYCAWMRA, encoded by the coding sequence ATGGAAAACATAACTCAATCAATGTTTGAAATAAGTTTGGATGAGGAAGATGAAGGAGGCGTAGCCCTAGAAGATGTGGGAGAGGATAACGTAGCTGGCCAACAGATAGCAGGGGATCCAAAGCTTTGTCTGGTGGGGAAATTCTTAACAGAAGGACCTCTTGATTTCATAGCAATGCAACACACTTTAGCATCCCTGTGGAAACCAAGAAAAGGAGTctatatcaaaaatatagatgccAATCTATTCATTTTTCAATTTTATCATACTATTGATTTGAATAGGGTGATCGAAGGGAGCCCATGGTCTTTCAATCGTAGAGTTTTGGTAATTGGTCGTATGAATGACATCATAAATCTGAGATGTGTTCCATTAGATATAATGGATTTATGGGTTCAATTGCATGATGTTCAACCAGGATTTATGTCAGAAAGAATTATGAAGGAGGTTGGAAATCAAGTAGGTCGATACATTAGTTCATGCCCAAGTAATTACAAAGGTGTGTGGCGGGAATATATGAGAATAAGAGTTGACATAGATATTACAAAACCCTTAAGAAGGAGGATGAGAGTTCGCACATATGGTAATGATTGGAGCTGGATCACATTCATATATGAACACGTACCAACCTTTTGCTTCATCTGTGGAATCGTTGGACATGCGGATAAATTATGTAGTAAACTATTTAACACCCCAGAGAGTGACATAACTAGACCATATTGTGCATGGATGAGAGCATAA